A genomic segment from Fusarium fujikuroi IMI 58289 draft genome, chromosome FFUJ_chr04 encodes:
- a CDS encoding uncharacterized protein (reviewed:yes 1), giving the protein MIITRALSITNFVIAGSALSFQVGVLYPWHKQLDDGFEELKKEHLRVLQAVESRVQQTRDAAVLEESRNSVRGLLGNLVAWKA; this is encoded by the coding sequence ATGATCATCACTCGCGCCctctccatcaccaactttGTCATTGCTGGCTCGGCACTCAGCTTCCAGGTGGGTGTCCTATACCCATGGCACAAGCAGCTTGACGATGGATtcgaggagctcaagaaggagcaCTTGCGCGTCCTGCAAGCCGTCGAGTCGAGGGTACAGCAAACACGAGACGCCGCTGTTCTAGAAGAGAGCCGTAACAGCGTTCGCGGCTTGCTCGGCAACCTTGTCGCATGGAAGGCCTGA